The Gemmatimonadota bacterium genome has a segment encoding these proteins:
- a CDS encoding VOC family protein, translating to MQLGAFSVSLAVKDIAASRAFYEALGFTQMGGNQAQGWLILKNGSTLIGLFQGMFEKNTLTFTPGWDSNAQLVPGFTDVRELQRQLKEKGLAFTLEAKDGTGPAHFVVVDPDGNPVLVDQHV from the coding sequence ATGCAACTCGGCGCCTTCTCCGTCAGCCTTGCCGTGAAGGATATCGCGGCCTCCCGGGCGTTCTACGAAGCCCTCGGCTTCACCCAGATGGGCGGCAACCAGGCCCAGGGGTGGTTGATCCTCAAGAACGGGTCAACGCTCATCGGCCTGTTCCAGGGGATGTTCGAGAAGAACACCCTGACCTTCACCCCGGGTTGGGACAGCAATGCGCAGTTGGTCCCGGGTTTCACGGACGTGCGTGAGCTGCAGCGCCAGTTGAAGGAGAAGGGGCTGGCGTTCACGCTGGAAGCGAAGGACGGTACGGGTCCGGCTCACTTCGTCGTGGTGGATCCCGACGGCAATCCGGTGTTGGTCGACCAGCACGTGTGA
- a CDS encoding class I SAM-dependent methyltransferase, translating into MTASIDATIRPISHQSTNDATFRLVEPLLVAGVRVLDLGAGKGYFSQWVGEHVRQAMHVEPATIVAACDVTPEIFRYGAITCNRIGADGRLPYADASFDVVCSLEVVEHVEDQYAFCREILRVLRPGGRAIVSTPNVLNMNSRWRIFGTGFATLFDPLSLSEVDVVHTSGHIHPVSYYYLAFALLRAGASEVSPRYDRTKRSAVALWLLSWPLMAWHRWRFRQRLARRQPQVAMENAALLDACESRAMCCARSIIVVARAA; encoded by the coding sequence GTGACGGCATCCATCGACGCGACGATCCGGCCGATCTCGCACCAGAGCACCAACGACGCGACCTTTCGCCTCGTCGAGCCATTGCTTGTGGCGGGGGTGCGCGTCCTCGATCTCGGCGCTGGCAAGGGTTACTTCTCGCAGTGGGTGGGCGAACATGTGCGCCAGGCGATGCACGTGGAGCCCGCGACGATCGTGGCGGCGTGCGACGTGACGCCAGAGATCTTCAGGTATGGCGCCATCACATGCAACCGCATCGGGGCGGACGGGCGCCTCCCATACGCCGATGCGTCGTTCGATGTCGTGTGCAGCCTCGAGGTCGTCGAGCATGTCGAGGACCAGTACGCGTTCTGCCGGGAGATACTGCGCGTGCTTAGGCCCGGCGGGCGTGCCATCGTCAGCACGCCCAACGTGCTCAACATGAATTCCCGGTGGCGTATCTTCGGGACCGGATTCGCCACCCTGTTTGACCCGCTCTCGCTGAGCGAGGTGGACGTGGTCCACACCTCCGGGCACATCCATCCGGTCAGCTACTACTACCTCGCCTTTGCCCTGCTCCGCGCGGGCGCGTCAGAAGTGAGCCCGAGGTACGATCGCACCAAGCGCTCCGCCGTGGCGCTGTGGCTGCTGTCCTGGCCGCTCATGGCCTGGCATCGCTGGCGATTCCGGCAACGTTTGGCCCGACGACAGCCCCAGGTCGCCATGGAGAACGCGGCCCTGCTTGACGCGTGCGAATCGCGCGCGATGTGCTGCGCGCGGAGCATCATCGTGGTCGCGCGAGCCGCGTAG
- a CDS encoding DUF1080 domain-containing protein, whose protein sequence is MIHFRCFGRALPRFLAALVSLAAPAAAQQSVVGYDDTPLQPDGKWRVHDSRRPRPLVVTPGPGVFPAPPGDAVVLLGPRSTTASWRMASDSAMTWNITNGVLSPGRGLIRSSDEFGDVQVHVEFQTPTPAKGEGQGRGNSGVFLACTFEIQVLDSHENQTYADGQAAAMYGQFPPLVNASRPPGEWQSYDMAFTAPRFEGERLVAPAVITVYHNGVLVHHARQFWGPTAHRRIDPYAPKHARGPLCLQDHGNPVRFRNIWVRPLVTQP, encoded by the coding sequence ATGATCCATTTCCGTTGCTTCGGTCGTGCGCTGCCTCGTTTCCTGGCGGCCCTCGTCTCCCTCGCCGCGCCGGCGGCCGCCCAGCAGTCCGTCGTTGGGTATGACGACACGCCACTCCAGCCCGATGGCAAGTGGCGCGTGCACGACAGTCGTCGCCCGCGCCCGCTGGTGGTTACTCCGGGCCCCGGGGTCTTTCCCGCGCCGCCAGGCGACGCTGTGGTGCTCCTTGGCCCGCGCTCGACGACGGCGTCGTGGCGCATGGCGAGCGATTCGGCGATGACCTGGAACATCACCAACGGCGTCCTCTCCCCAGGGCGTGGGTTGATTCGGAGCAGCGACGAGTTTGGGGACGTGCAGGTGCACGTGGAATTCCAGACGCCGACGCCAGCGAAAGGTGAGGGGCAAGGGCGTGGTAACAGCGGGGTCTTTCTCGCGTGTACCTTCGAGATCCAGGTGCTGGACAGCCATGAGAACCAGACGTATGCGGACGGCCAGGCCGCCGCGATGTACGGACAGTTTCCCCCGCTGGTTAACGCATCGCGACCGCCGGGAGAATGGCAATCGTATGACATGGCCTTCACCGCACCGCGATTCGAGGGCGAACGACTCGTGGCGCCAGCGGTGATCACGGTGTACCACAACGGCGTCCTGGTGCACCACGCGCGCCAGTTCTGGGGACCGACTGCCCATCGCCGTATCGATCCGTATGCCCCGAAACACGCACGTGGCCCGCTCTGCCTCCAGGATCATGGCAACCCGGTGCGCTTTCGCAATATTTGGGTTCGCCCCCTCGTTACGCAGCCGTGA
- a CDS encoding DinB family protein — protein MPVVSHAPFGLASGCAVLARTPAVLDVWLRDLPDEWLSATEGGETWSARDVLGHLIHGERTDWIPRARLILAQEGDRRFVPFDRTAQLRTTPPPLDEQLATFAALRRSSLEELRSWSLDASQLDLEGVHPEFGAVTLRQLLATWVAHDLGHLAQVARVMAKRYRQAVGPWRAYLSVMDR, from the coding sequence ATGCCTGTGGTGAGTCACGCCCCGTTCGGGCTGGCGTCGGGGTGTGCCGTGCTGGCGCGTACCCCTGCGGTGCTGGATGTGTGGCTGCGTGACCTGCCTGACGAGTGGCTCTCCGCCACCGAAGGAGGCGAGACCTGGAGCGCGCGCGACGTCCTGGGCCACCTGATTCACGGGGAGCGCACCGACTGGATCCCGCGGGCGCGCCTGATCCTCGCCCAGGAGGGCGACCGGCGGTTTGTGCCGTTCGACCGCACGGCGCAGTTGCGCACCACGCCTCCACCGCTCGACGAGCAACTCGCCACCTTCGCCGCGCTGCGGCGCTCCAGCCTCGAGGAGCTGCGGTCGTGGTCGCTCGACGCGTCGCAGCTCGACCTGGAGGGGGTGCACCCCGAGTTTGGTGCCGTGACCCTGAGACAGTTGCTCGCGACGTGGGTGGCCCATGACCTGGGGCACCTGGCCCAGGTGGCGCGGGTCATGGCGAAGCGGTATCGCCAGGCCGTGGGGCCCTGGCGCGCCTACCTGTCTGTGATGGATCGTTAG
- a CDS encoding helix-turn-helix transcriptional regulator encodes MPIAPLPKSCAIPPGLYRGTLFALDDWLCHGHDTPRGHEEWCGEDRVVVTRRGVWDLEVAGQAQRCDPTAVTFWPRETPYRVRHPIGGRDQCTVFRLTAAGRDALMDAGGTIPGGDARETRSRAIDGPTHFLHRRALDAARSPGDPLAIEEAGTVFLQRISAGHALTSRRGTQPVVDRALDFMAAEFRRPLTIAQVAQAAAVSPFHLSRLVRRTVGTSLYRHVLTLRLREALERVAEADSPEHLATLALDLGFASHSHFTDAFRAEYGCPPSRIRQTSRGARRSVRAPRA; translated from the coding sequence ATGCCGATTGCCCCGCTTCCGAAATCCTGCGCGATCCCGCCCGGCCTGTACCGCGGGACCCTCTTCGCGCTCGATGATTGGCTGTGCCACGGACATGACACCCCGCGCGGCCACGAGGAGTGGTGCGGTGAAGATCGCGTCGTGGTCACCCGGCGCGGCGTGTGGGACCTCGAGGTGGCGGGACAGGCGCAACGGTGTGACCCCACGGCCGTCACCTTCTGGCCGCGCGAGACCCCGTACCGCGTCCGGCACCCGATCGGCGGGCGCGACCAGTGCACGGTGTTCCGCCTCACCGCCGCGGGGCGCGACGCGCTGATGGACGCCGGCGGCACGATCCCCGGGGGGGACGCGCGGGAGACGCGCAGCCGGGCCATCGATGGACCCACACACTTCCTGCATCGGCGGGCGCTGGACGCCGCGCGGAGCCCTGGCGATCCCCTCGCCATCGAGGAAGCGGGCACCGTGTTCCTGCAGCGGATCAGTGCAGGCCACGCGCTCACGTCCCGCCGTGGCACACAGCCCGTGGTGGACCGGGCGCTCGACTTCATGGCCGCCGAGTTCCGGCGCCCCCTCACCATCGCCCAGGTGGCGCAGGCGGCCGCGGTGTCTCCGTTCCACTTGTCGCGACTCGTCCGGCGGACGGTGGGCACGTCGCTCTATCGTCACGTCCTCACTCTTCGCCTGCGGGAAGCGCTCGAACGCGTCGCCGAGGCGGACAGCCCCGAACACCTGGCGACCCTGGCCCTCGACCTGGGCTTCGCGTCGCACTCGCACTTTACCGACGCCTTTCGCGCCGAGTACGGATGCCCTCCGTCCCGGATCCGTCAGACATCACGCGGCGCCAGGCGTTCCGTTCGCGCGCCGCGAGCCTAA
- a CDS encoding nuclear transport factor 2 family protein — MRPLLALLTLCVIMTVPADAQSLGPQPEATTQAELLHLRDAVWRAWFSNDGAAFERIVPDELLAIGWDGGPWNDRARTMERMREFAATGQVLRSLAFPENAFQQYGDVVLLYSTFRLVVGQKAGEGSTTTTGRASEVFVRRHGRWIHTAWHLDATPNN; from the coding sequence ATGCGTCCACTGCTCGCCCTCTTAACCCTCTGCGTCATCATGACCGTTCCGGCCGACGCCCAGTCCCTGGGGCCACAACCCGAGGCCACCACCCAGGCAGAGCTTCTCCACCTGCGTGACGCGGTCTGGCGCGCGTGGTTCAGCAACGATGGCGCCGCGTTCGAGCGCATCGTCCCCGACGAACTGCTCGCGATCGGTTGGGACGGCGGTCCCTGGAACGACCGGGCACGCACCATGGAACGCATGCGCGAGTTTGCGGCGACGGGCCAGGTGTTGCGAAGCCTCGCGTTTCCGGAAAACGCCTTCCAGCAGTACGGCGACGTCGTCCTCCTGTACTCCACCTTCAGGCTCGTTGTGGGCCAGAAGGCGGGGGAAGGGTCCACCACGACGACGGGTCGTGCGAGCGAGGTGTTTGTGCGGCGGCATGGTCGCTGGATCCACACCGCCTGGCACCTCGACGCAACACCAAACAACTAG
- the bla gene encoding subclass B3 metallo-beta-lactamase, with amino-acid sequence MTTPFRPALRGASSLLLLATVAIPAAGAQSPLRATAPCASCATWNTPQPPVRIHGNTWYVGTRGLAAILITSAEGHVLIDGGLEESAPLIAASVRAAGFRLEDIKFLLNSHVHYDHAGGLSLLQRATQARVAALPPAAAVLRTGRSQPNDPQHREPLGITPVRRVEVVRDLDTVRVGRLAITAHHTGGHTPGGTTWTWSACDSVTCREIVYADSQSPISSDGFRFSGSEAATLFRAGYARLESLSCDILVTPHPDASRFWQRVDARAAGAADALVDREACRGYATNARTALARRLEAERTP; translated from the coding sequence ATGACGACTCCATTCCGCCCGGCCCTGCGCGGCGCTTCGTCCCTCCTCCTTCTCGCCACGGTGGCCATCCCTGCCGCGGGCGCCCAATCGCCACTCCGTGCGACCGCGCCGTGCGCCTCCTGCGCGACCTGGAACACGCCACAACCACCGGTGCGCATTCACGGGAACACCTGGTATGTGGGCACCCGGGGGCTGGCGGCCATCCTCATCACCTCAGCCGAGGGCCATGTCCTCATTGATGGGGGTCTCGAGGAGTCCGCACCACTGATTGCCGCCAGCGTGCGCGCCGCCGGGTTTCGCCTCGAGGACATCAAGTTCCTCCTCAACTCCCATGTGCACTACGACCACGCCGGCGGGCTGTCCCTCCTCCAGCGCGCGACCCAGGCGCGGGTGGCGGCACTGCCACCGGCCGCCGCGGTGCTCCGCACCGGTCGCAGCCAACCGAACGATCCACAGCACCGCGAGCCGCTCGGCATCACGCCGGTGCGCCGGGTGGAAGTAGTTCGTGACCTCGACACGGTCCGCGTCGGACGACTCGCGATCACGGCACACCATACCGGCGGCCATACACCTGGCGGTACGACATGGACGTGGTCGGCATGCGACTCCGTGACGTGTCGCGAGATCGTGTATGCCGACTCGCAAAGCCCGATCTCGTCCGATGGCTTCCGTTTCTCCGGATCAGAGGCCGCTACCCTGTTCCGCGCGGGTTACGCGCGGCTTGAGTCACTCTCGTGCGACATCCTCGTCACCCCGCATCCGGACGCGTCGCGCTTCTGGCAGCGGGTCGATGCGCGCGCCGCGGGTGCCGCCGACGCCCTCGTCGATCGCGAGGCGTGTCGGGGCTACGCCACCAACGCGCGCACCGCACTGGCGCGACGCCTCGAGGCCGAACGCACCCCCTAG
- the pxpB gene encoding 5-oxoprolinase subunit PxpB, translating into MRLLSERVLLVEVGDPGAMDAITRARVRAVVELLRRRPVPGIIDIVPAYNTIALHAAGPLGDDVVGEVRCRLADLVGVTPPPGRLVDVPVRYGGADGPDLEELAAHAGLSASEVITLHAGAVYEVAMVGFSPGFPYLAGLPERLAMPRRTSPRTQVPAGSVAIGGRQTGIYPLASPGGWRLIGRTSVSLFSPTQDPPTLLVLGDRVRFVPEG; encoded by the coding sequence CTGCGATTGCTCTCGGAACGGGTGCTCCTGGTCGAGGTGGGGGACCCGGGAGCCATGGACGCGATCACGCGTGCGCGCGTGCGAGCCGTTGTCGAGCTGCTGCGTCGTCGACCGGTGCCAGGCATCATCGACATCGTCCCGGCCTATAACACGATAGCATTGCATGCCGCAGGCCCGCTCGGTGACGACGTCGTCGGCGAGGTCCGGTGTCGGTTGGCCGATCTGGTGGGCGTCACGCCACCCCCGGGTCGACTGGTCGACGTCCCGGTGCGGTACGGCGGCGCTGACGGTCCGGACCTGGAGGAGCTTGCCGCCCATGCGGGGCTGTCCGCATCGGAGGTGATCACCCTCCACGCGGGGGCGGTCTACGAGGTCGCCATGGTCGGGTTCAGTCCCGGCTTTCCGTACTTGGCCGGTTTGCCGGAACGCCTGGCCATGCCGCGACGGACGTCGCCACGCACCCAGGTGCCGGCGGGATCGGTGGCGATCGGTGGACGCCAGACGGGGATCTATCCCCTCGCGTCTCCCGGCGGGTGGCGTCTGATCGGTCGGACGAGTGTGTCGCTGTTCTCGCCGACGCAGGATCCACCGACCTTGCTCGTGCTAGGTGACCGGGTGCGCTTCGTTCCGGAAGGATGA
- a CDS encoding biotin-dependent carboxyltransferase family protein, with the protein MTLRVERAGLLTTVQDLGRWGYQHHGVSPGGAMDPTALRVANLLVGNPEGAAGLEVTLTGPTLVAEAPALIAVTGGDLGAQVNGVGVPGWRAVLLAPGDALSFAGGHSGARAYIAIAGGVAVSGVMGSRATDLTAGMGGHAGRALQRGDVIPVGVETAGATRTRARLVGAGRRVAWWGASPHVARATLRDPLIRIVRGPEHDWFPLEACRALRDTRWRVTDRSNRMGIRLDGGAVRLAEPRELVSSPVTAGTIQVPPGGEPIILMADRQTVGGYPRIAQVAEVDLSLLAQLAPGASLQLVEVTPAAAAALLLARERTMHDLVTGLAIHHL; encoded by the coding sequence GTGACACTGCGCGTGGAGCGAGCCGGCCTCTTGACCACCGTCCAGGATCTGGGGCGATGGGGATACCAGCACCACGGCGTGTCACCCGGCGGCGCCATGGACCCGACGGCATTACGTGTCGCCAACCTGCTGGTGGGTAACCCGGAGGGTGCGGCGGGACTCGAAGTGACCCTCACCGGGCCGACTCTCGTCGCGGAGGCGCCCGCCCTGATCGCCGTGACGGGTGGAGATCTCGGCGCGCAGGTGAACGGTGTCGGAGTCCCCGGGTGGCGGGCGGTGCTGCTCGCGCCTGGCGATGCGCTCTCCTTCGCCGGCGGGCATTCCGGGGCCAGGGCCTACATTGCGATAGCTGGCGGAGTTGCGGTGAGTGGCGTGATGGGGAGTCGGGCGACGGATCTCACGGCCGGCATGGGCGGCCATGCCGGTCGGGCCCTGCAGCGCGGCGATGTGATTCCGGTGGGGGTCGAAACGGCAGGGGCGACACGGACCAGGGCTCGATTGGTAGGTGCCGGTCGTCGCGTGGCGTGGTGGGGCGCGTCGCCGCACGTCGCCAGGGCGACCTTGCGCGACCCGCTCATCCGAATCGTGCGCGGGCCGGAGCATGACTGGTTCCCCCTGGAGGCCTGTCGCGCCTTGCGGGACACCCGCTGGCGCGTGACGGATCGATCGAACCGGATGGGGATTCGGCTCGACGGCGGGGCGGTTCGGCTTGCGGAACCGCGGGAACTGGTGTCGTCGCCCGTCACGGCGGGCACGATCCAGGTGCCACCGGGCGGGGAACCGATCATCCTCATGGCCGATCGCCAGACGGTTGGAGGTTACCCACGAATCGCGCAGGTGGCGGAGGTTGACCTGTCGCTGCTCGCGCAGTTGGCCCCCGGGGCGAGCCTCCAGCTGGTGGAGGTCACGCCGGCGGCGGCGGCGGCGCTCTTACTGGCCCGCGAGCGGACCATGCATGATCTTGTCACGGGGCTCGCCATCCACCACCTGTGA
- a CDS encoding LamB/YcsF family protein — MRHVDLNCDMGESFGAWRMGDDDAILPHISSANIACGFHAGDPTVMRRTVEAAAAHGVAIGAHPGLPDLAGFGRRVMEVTPEEAYDLVVYQMGALAGVARACGSRVAHVKVHGALYNMAARRAPLAAAIARAVRDVDPTLFFFGLSGSVMVAEAERCGLVAVHEVFADRAYEPDGSLTPRHVPGALVADAGVAAARVVRLVESGEVVARDGSVIRLQANTVCVHGDGADAVGVASALAHQLRGAGIAVRAPARSEPATRAERSA; from the coding sequence ATGCGACACGTCGATCTGAACTGCGACATGGGGGAATCGTTCGGGGCGTGGCGCATGGGCGATGACGACGCCATCCTGCCCCACATCTCCTCGGCCAACATCGCGTGTGGCTTTCACGCGGGAGACCCGACGGTCATGCGGCGCACGGTGGAGGCGGCGGCCGCGCACGGGGTGGCGATCGGGGCGCATCCCGGGTTGCCGGACCTGGCGGGCTTCGGGCGTCGCGTCATGGAGGTCACGCCCGAGGAAGCCTACGACCTCGTGGTGTATCAGATGGGCGCGCTCGCCGGCGTTGCGCGCGCCTGCGGGTCGCGGGTTGCCCACGTGAAGGTGCATGGCGCGCTGTACAACATGGCCGCGCGGCGTGCGCCACTTGCCGCGGCGATCGCCCGGGCGGTGCGTGATGTCGACCCCACGCTTTTCTTCTTTGGTCTTTCGGGGTCCGTCATGGTCGCGGAAGCGGAGCGGTGTGGCCTGGTCGCGGTCCACGAGGTCTTTGCCGACCGAGCGTATGAACCGGACGGCTCCCTGACCCCTCGGCACGTCCCCGGGGCGTTGGTCGCCGACGCCGGTGTGGCCGCTGCACGAGTGGTGCGGTTGGTGGAGTCCGGTGAGGTGGTGGCGCGCGATGGGAGTGTCATTCGCCTGCAGGCGAATACGGTGTGCGTCCATGGCGACGGCGCGGACGCCGTGGGCGTCGCGTCGGCGCTGGCGCACCAACTGCGCGGGGCGGGGATTGCCGTGCGCGCGCCGGCCAGGAGCGAACCTGCGACCCGGGCGGAGCGTAGTGCCTGA
- a CDS encoding response regulator translates to MPDDGQGASAGDAGRRPPGDAPVGVPRSGVPTREIVANLGLAAVYAGVGILTLLLGETGGVELRRVIWSSSGLAAIAGLVAPFPVWWGAALGGAIATAVTGGGIVMVLGTGVANGVEVFLLVHLLRRAGFDRRLGRVRDVLLLIALGSGVAAGTAAAISVAALGMVGGIPPDGGVRLFLMWWLTHAMGILVITPVGLTLGRRDTTAPGTPWEGLLVLVCVAATAFVPFRGRPEDDAITHLVFLPLPFLQWAALRLGGFGAAVSGFLVAGVAMAAAVVSAGPLAVPVPTTTLVLTWLYANVAIVPTLITAALVGSGRRAEADRRAMQSRLMQSEKMESLGLLAGGIAHDFNNLLAAMRARAELIDEVPGLTDGVREDALGIVRTADEAAALCRQMLTYAGRGLMAPTTIDLSESAREMQELLRATTQRRVTVVLELATEPLWISADPSQVRQVVLNLVVNASEAVDAARRHGRVFLRTRRAELDAEWLARSRTGAVGQPGTYAVLEVVDDGIGMDEATMQQVFDPFYSSKGTGRGLGLSTVVGVVRGHRGALVVSSHSGRGTTFAAAFPLADAPGPAPSHVPRAPGGLGGRTVLVVDDDDGVRAPVVRLLRKRGAVVLEAGDGATALAMMERKPTHGIDLVLLDMTMPGKSGADTLRELRGSGDDTPVILASGFSSEAMPADLSIQGFMQKPFDAARLIAAIQAAFDQ, encoded by the coding sequence GTGCCTGACGACGGGCAGGGCGCCAGCGCCGGCGACGCCGGTCGCCGACCACCGGGCGACGCGCCGGTCGGCGTCCCTCGATCGGGCGTACCGACGCGTGAAATCGTCGCCAACCTCGGGCTCGCTGCGGTCTACGCCGGGGTCGGGATCCTGACCCTGCTGCTCGGCGAGACCGGTGGTGTTGAGCTGCGGCGGGTGATCTGGAGCTCGAGCGGTCTCGCGGCGATCGCGGGACTGGTCGCGCCGTTTCCGGTCTGGTGGGGCGCCGCGCTTGGCGGGGCGATCGCCACTGCCGTCACCGGCGGGGGGATCGTGATGGTGCTGGGGACCGGGGTCGCCAACGGCGTCGAGGTGTTCCTGCTGGTGCACCTCCTGCGGCGCGCCGGCTTCGACCGGCGGCTCGGGCGGGTGCGGGATGTGCTGCTGCTGATCGCGCTGGGGTCCGGCGTCGCCGCCGGGACGGCCGCCGCCATCAGCGTAGCCGCGTTAGGCATGGTGGGCGGCATTCCCCCGGACGGTGGGGTGCGGCTGTTCCTCATGTGGTGGTTGACGCACGCCATGGGGATCCTCGTGATCACGCCGGTCGGGCTCACCCTGGGACGACGGGACACCACGGCACCGGGGACGCCGTGGGAGGGGCTCCTGGTGCTGGTGTGCGTGGCCGCGACCGCCTTCGTTCCCTTTCGTGGGCGACCTGAGGACGACGCGATCACCCATCTGGTCTTCCTGCCGTTGCCGTTTCTCCAGTGGGCGGCCTTGCGACTCGGTGGGTTCGGAGCCGCCGTGTCGGGGTTCCTCGTGGCGGGGGTGGCGATGGCGGCCGCGGTCGTGAGCGCCGGACCTCTCGCGGTGCCGGTTCCCACGACGACCCTGGTCCTCACGTGGCTGTACGCCAATGTGGCCATTGTCCCCACGCTGATTACGGCCGCACTCGTTGGGAGCGGCCGACGCGCCGAAGCGGACCGTCGCGCCATGCAATCGCGGCTCATGCAGAGCGAGAAGATGGAAAGCTTGGGCTTGCTCGCCGGCGGGATTGCGCATGACTTCAACAACCTGCTCGCGGCCATGCGGGCCAGGGCGGAGCTGATCGACGAGGTTCCTGGCCTCACCGATGGGGTGCGCGAAGATGCCCTCGGGATCGTCCGTACGGCCGACGAGGCCGCAGCGTTATGTCGCCAGATGTTGACCTATGCCGGTCGCGGCCTCATGGCGCCGACCACGATCGATTTGTCGGAGTCCGCTCGGGAGATGCAGGAGCTGTTGCGAGCCACCACGCAACGTCGGGTGACGGTCGTGCTCGAGCTGGCCACCGAGCCGCTGTGGATTTCCGCCGATCCCAGCCAGGTGCGACAGGTGGTGCTGAACCTCGTCGTGAATGCATCCGAAGCGGTTGACGCGGCGCGCCGGCACGGTCGCGTCTTCCTGCGAACGCGGCGGGCCGAACTCGACGCGGAGTGGCTCGCACGGTCGCGGACGGGGGCCGTGGGCCAACCGGGAACGTACGCCGTGCTCGAAGTGGTCGATGACGGCATCGGGATGGACGAGGCCACGATGCAGCAGGTGTTCGACCCCTTTTATTCATCGAAGGGCACGGGCCGTGGACTCGGGCTCTCGACGGTCGTCGGGGTGGTACGCGGACACCGCGGGGCACTCGTCGTCTCCAGTCACTCGGGGCGCGGGACGACCTTTGCTGCGGCCTTCCCCTTGGCAGACGCCCCCGGGCCTGCCCCGTCGCATGTGCCTCGTGCACCCGGTGGCCTTGGGGGGCGTACGGTGCTCGTCGTGGACGACGACGATGGGGTGCGGGCACCGGTCGTTCGGCTGTTGCGCAAGCGGGGCGCGGTCGTGCTCGAGGCAGGCGACGGCGCCACGGCGTTAGCCATGATGGAACGGAAGCCGACGCACGGCATCGACCTGGTCCTTCTGGACATGACCATGCCGGGGAAGAGTGGTGCGGACACCCTGCGCGAATTGCGCGGGAGCGGCGATGACACCCCGGTGATCCTGGCGAGTGGGTTCTCGTCGGAAGCGATGCCCGCCGACCTGTCCATCCAGGGGTTCATGCAGAAGCCGTTTGATGCCGCTCGGTTGATTGCCGCGATCCAGGCCGCCTTCGACCAGTAG
- a CDS encoding sigma-70 family RNA polymerase sigma factor: protein MGHTGFPETRPSLVREVLAPDDAARARGREALAAAYWRPIHAYLCYRWQVDAEAARDLTQEFFAQAFARDLFAQYDPSRARLRTWVRLCVDSHVRNAFKADGRLKRGGDVVLVPVDTPGLALPSTDGDVEAWFEREWLRGLFEEALSALAAECERLGKVVPLAVFRAADVDSGPERPGYAELATRFGIPVTQVTNHLHWCRRRLRGHVLDRLRAQCRTEEEFLAEAQAVFGVRP from the coding sequence ATGGGTCATACGGGATTCCCCGAGACACGTCCTTCGCTCGTGCGCGAGGTGCTGGCCCCCGACGATGCGGCGCGCGCCCGCGGGCGCGAGGCCTTGGCCGCCGCGTACTGGCGACCCATTCACGCCTACCTCTGCTACCGGTGGCAGGTAGACGCCGAAGCGGCCCGCGACCTGACCCAGGAGTTCTTCGCCCAGGCCTTCGCGCGTGACCTGTTTGCACAATACGACCCATCGCGGGCGCGCTTGCGCACCTGGGTCCGCTTGTGCGTTGACTCTCACGTGCGGAATGCGTTCAAGGCCGACGGGCGTCTCAAGCGCGGGGGGGACGTCGTGCTGGTGCCGGTGGACACGCCAGGGCTGGCACTCCCATCGACGGACGGGGACGTTGAGGCCTGGTTCGAGCGGGAGTGGTTGCGCGGACTCTTCGAGGAGGCCCTGTCCGCGCTCGCAGCTGAATGTGAGCGCCTGGGCAAGGTCGTGCCACTCGCCGTGTTCCGCGCGGCCGATGTCGACAGTGGCCCTGAGCGACCGGGATATGCCGAGCTGGCGACGCGCTTCGGCATCCCCGTGACCCAGGTGACCAACCACCTGCACTGGTGCCGCCGCCGATTGCGTGGTCATGTGCTCGATCGCCTCCGGGCCCAATGTCGAACGGAAGAGGAGTTCCTTGCCGAGGCGCAGGCCGTATTTGGGGTACGACCGTGA